One Lysinibacillus fusiformis genomic window carries:
- a CDS encoding transposase, whose protein sequence is MARKKRQWSPHHYNHVVMRGNNRQIIFNNAADYQAFFRVLQYAHQKYTFSIVAYCIMSNHYHLLIRSSEVPLGKVMAIINRRYSDYFHKKHQYTGQLYERRYFAELVPSPIGMLTVSRYIHRNPISTKMPIVEKMEHYPYSSYHHYKHDSPSLYSFLDTTLLRTYLSQISPLRSQSYCHYCEEEQIEQL, encoded by the coding sequence ATGGCTAGAAAAAAACGTCAGTGGTCTCCGCATCATTACAATCATGTGGTGATGCGTGGTAACAATCGCCAAATTATTTTTAACAACGCTGCTGATTACCAAGCGTTTTTTCGTGTTTTGCAATATGCCCATCAAAAATATACATTTAGCATCGTCGCTTATTGCATTATGTCAAATCACTATCATCTGCTTATTCGTTCATCTGAAGTGCCTTTAGGGAAAGTTATGGCAATCATCAACCGCCGTTACAGTGATTACTTCCACAAGAAACATCAATATACTGGACAGCTTTACGAACGTCGATATTTCGCAGAGCTTGTTCCCTCACCGATAGGCATGCTCACCGTAAGTCGTTACATTCATCGCAACCCCATCTCAACAAAGATGCCCATTGTTGAAAAGATGGAGCACTATCCCTACAGTTCCTATCACCACTATAAGCACGATAGTCCATCGCTCTACTCATTTCTTGATACAACCTTACTAAGAACCTATTTATCTCAAATCTCACCGCTACGCTCACAATCCTATTGCCATTATTGTGAGGAAGAACAAATTGAGCAACTGTAG